Proteins from a genomic interval of Arachis hypogaea cultivar Tifrunner chromosome 10, arahy.Tifrunner.gnm2.J5K5, whole genome shotgun sequence:
- the LOC112716057 gene encoding serine/threonine-protein kinase RIPK — protein sequence MTKITWKSIIPSCYKTKSKVEEEEVSKHCSFQRLCLSDVSITSSPKDIEDLSTSFVGSKLYTFTLDELKEATHNFSWSNMLGEGGFGPVYKGFVDDNLKRGLKAQSVAVKRLDLEGLQGHREWLAEIIFLGQLRHSHLVKLIGYCCEEKNRLLVYEYMPRGSLENQLFRRYSSSMPWSTRMKIALGAAKGLAFLHEADKPVIYRDFKTSNILLDSDYTAKLSDFGLAKDGPEGEETHVTTTRIMGTKGYAAPEYVMAGHLSTKSDVYSYGVVLLELLTGKRVVDRSRPSRERSLVEWARPMLRDQRKLHHVMDPRLEGQFPMKGAVKVAALTHKCLSHNPNPRPSMRDVVKTLESLQDFDDVFIAPFVYVAVSEKK from the exons ATGACTAAGATTACATGGAAATCAATCATCCCAAGTTGTTACAAGACCAAAAgcaaagtagaagaagaagaggtttCAAAACATTGTTCTTTCCAAAGGCTATGCCTCTCTGATGTAAGCATTACAAGCTCTCCTAAGGACATTGAAGATCTTTCAACTTCTTTTGTTGGATCAAAGCTTTACACATTCACCTTAGACGAGCTAAAAGAAGCAACGCATAATTTCTCATGGAGTAACATGCTTGGTGAAGGTGGGTTTGGACCTGTTTACAAAGGTTTTGTTGATGACAACCTTAAACGTGGTCTGAAGGCTCAATCCGTGGCAGTTAAACGGTTAGACTTGGAAGGCTTGCAAGGTCACAGAGAGTGGCTG gCAGAGATTATATTTCTTGGGCAGCTAAGGCATTCACATCTTGTTAAGTTAATTGGATACTGTTGTGAAGAAAAGAACAGGCTTTTGGTGTATGAATACATGCCAAGAGGTAGCTTAGAGAACCAATTATTCAGAA GGTATTCTTCTAGCATGCCATGGTCAACAAGGATGAAAATTGCATTAGGTGCTGCTAAGGGCCTTGCATTCCTTCATGAAGCAGATAAACCTGTCATATACAGAGatttcaaaacttcaaatatctTACTTGACTCA GACTACACAGCTAAATTATCGGACTTTGGGTTAGCTAAGGATGGTCCTGAAGGAGAAGAAACACATGTAACAACAACACGCATAATGGGGACAAAGGGCTATGCTGCCCCTGAATATGTCATGGCAG GTCACCTTTCTACCAAGAGCGATGTGTATAGCTATGGAGTGGTTCTGTTGGAGCTTCTTACAGGGAAGCGAGTGGTGGATAGGAGCCGTCCGAGTCGAGAGCGGAGCCTGGTGGAATGGGCAAGGCCTATGTTGAGGGATCAAAGGAAGCTGCATCATGTGATGGACCCAAGGTTGGAAGGGCAGTTTCCTATGAAAGGAGCAGTTAAGGTTGCTGCATTGACACATAAATGCTTGAGTCACAACCCCAATCCAAGACCCTCAATGAGGGATGTTGTCAAGACATTGGAGTCACTTCAAGACTTTGATGATGTCTTCATAGCACCATTTGTTTATGTTGCAGTTAGTGAAAAGAAATAG